The Actinomadura sp. WMMB 499 genome includes a window with the following:
- a CDS encoding TetR/AcrR family transcriptional regulator produces the protein MQLPVHSRVLEDMESLRERKKEATRRALHRAAIRLTIEHGLDNVTVEAIADAADVSRRTFSNYFAAKEDAVLYGDAERMQSLMRTFQSRPPSERAWPALRNSLHALMEEIGEPDPEWAAQARLARAHPSVLARQLARWADIERSLAALIAERDGSPPDSPRPRILAGAFMSSLRIGSLAWIEQHPRRPLAVVADEHLDEMSRAFD, from the coding sequence GTGCAACTCCCCGTACACAGTAGGGTGCTGGAGGACATGGAGAGCCTGCGCGAGCGCAAGAAGGAGGCGACGCGGCGCGCCCTGCACCGGGCCGCGATCCGCCTCACCATCGAACACGGGCTCGACAACGTCACCGTCGAGGCCATCGCCGACGCCGCGGACGTCTCCCGCCGCACCTTCTCGAACTACTTCGCCGCCAAGGAGGACGCGGTCCTCTACGGCGACGCCGAACGCATGCAGTCGCTCATGCGAACCTTCCAGTCCCGGCCGCCCTCCGAACGCGCTTGGCCCGCCCTACGAAACTCCTTGCACGCGCTCATGGAGGAGATCGGCGAACCGGACCCGGAGTGGGCCGCACAGGCCCGGTTGGCGCGCGCGCACCCGTCCGTCCTGGCCCGCCAACTCGCGCGCTGGGCCGACATCGAACGCTCGCTGGCCGCCCTCATCGCCGAACGGGACGGATCGCCCCCCGACAGCCCGCGTCCCCGGATCCTCGCGGGCGCCTTCATGTCGTCGCTCCGCATCGGCTCCCTCGCGTGGATCGAGCAGCATCCGCGCCGCCCCCTCGCCGTCGTAGCGGACGAACACCTCGACGAAATGTCCCGAGCCTTCGATTGA